TTCGTATCTTTTTAAATGTTTTTCTAATGGAAAATTTGATGATTTTTCGCTACAATCTTGCTTGCCATTTTTTTGGAATGAATTAGAACTTGTCCAGCCTAAAATTATTCTTTGTTTAGGTGAGTATCCTTTTAAAAGCTTAGGTTTTACAGACTTTAACGCTCTTAGAGGGGAAATCTTTGCTTATAAAAATTTCTTTATAATGGCAAGTTTTGAGCTTGAATTTATAGAAAAAAATCCAAGCTGTGAAAAATTTTTTATACAAGATTTAAAAAAAATTAAAGGATTTTTATGAAGAAAATATTCTTAATCTTATGTTTATGTTTTGGTATTATTTTTGCTAAAGAGCAAAAATTAGTCGATGTTAAACCTGCTGAAAATTTTTATCCAAAAATAAGCACACAAGAATGTGACTCAAACTGCCTACTAGAACTTTTAGAGGCAAGGCTTTATCTTAGTTTTTTGAGCGAATTTGTCGATCAACATGATCAATTTTTATCAAATATTTATGCCAAGCTTTTAAATTCTATCACAGACTTCGATAAAAATTTACAAAAAATTACCTCTGTAAAACTTGCTATTATCATACCTGAAAAAACTATAAAAAGTTACTCTAATACCATAATCAACTCAAGTATTGCCTATCTTTTAAGTCAAAGGGCGGAGATTAAAGTAAAGGTTTTTTTAACCGGTACAGAAGATGGTGATAAAATTCGTTCAACACTCGAACAAGTTCAAGCACAAGGCTATCAATACGCTATTGCTGCACTGACTCTTAAGGGTGTAAATCAATTAAAAGATTATTCGGGAAATATGAAAATTTTTATCCCTACTCTTCATAAAAATAATGTTTCTTTTTCAAATTTAAACAAAAATATAATTTTTGGAAGCATAGATTACGATGCTCAAGTGTTAGCACTTTTAAACAAAGCAAATTCCGATATAGCGGCTTTTAGCGATGGATCTATGCTTTCGAGTAATTTAAATTCTCGCGTACTTGAACAAAATGCAAATACAAGATTTTATCGTGTTGAGGGAGAAAAACTTGATTTTTATAGACTCTTACGCTCGCAAGGCAGTTTAAATAATACTTCAATATTTCTCAACACTCCTTTAATCAAAACAGCACTTATAAGCTCTCAATTACGCGTATATAACATCCAACCTTTTGTACTCTTATCAACTCAAATCAATTATAATCCTACATTTTTAAGTCTTACTCAAGAAGGAGACCGTAAAAATTTTATTCTTGCAAATTCTATCGATAATCACGATGATAATTTATCATATCTAAATGAAATTTTTAATCAAAGCATAGATTATAACTGGATAGCGTATGCTACGAGTATAGGAACGGATTATTTTTATACTCAATTTTTAAATACTGAAAGCAATAGTCTTTTTGATGAAAAAATTCAAAATTCTCAAATTTTATATAAAGTTCGCCTCATGAAAGGAACTAAAGCTAGTTTCGAAGAATTAAAATAATTCTTCGAAAAGCTTTTTAATTTCTATATCTATCTTAGCAGGCTTCTCATTTTGAATATACGCAAGGGTAAGTTCAACTTTAAAAAGCAAAATCTCATCTCTATAAATCTCTTGCGCAATATCAACTGAAGCATTTTTTATTTTTAAAAGCTTTGTTTTAACCTCTATAATATCACCAAGTTTAGCTGACTTTATAAAAAAACAATTTGCTTTTGTTAATAAAAAATGTCCCTTGTTAGCATCAAAAATCGGTGCATTTTTAGCAAAAAAAATTTCACTTCTTGCTCTTTCGCAAAATTTTAAATAATTACTATGATACACTACTCCTCCAGCATCTGTATCTTCATAATATATGCGTATTTTCATTTTAGAATCCTTTTGTCAAAAATTCAAACAAAAACTAATGTATCAAAAAATATGTTAAATTTTTCTAATTTTAAACATATCTAAATGAAATTTTATCCATATTTAAAAAGTAATCAAGCTTTACATTATTATAAAAATTAAAATTAAACTGCAGTTTTACTTTTTAAGATATCTTGAAGCTGCCATACAAAACAATATCAAAGAAGATAAGATTCTTTTTGAGAATCTTACCCTAAAAGCATTGGAAAAGTATATTAAAGATTTTGAGTGATTTTTTAATCTTTAATGCCATTTTCTTCAGCAAATTTGAGTATCTTAGCTCTAAGTTCCCTTGGGAAATTATATCTATAAATAGCAGGGATTCTTGGATCAAGGAGTTTATCAAGCTTATGTCTTTTATAAATAATTTCTAGTCTTTCAGGGCTATAGTATCTTGGTGCATTAGGATAGCCTTGAGGAGGAGTGAGGGCTGCGAGTTTAGCACTTAATACTAGGGTATCTTTGAATAAAGTGGCTTGTCGATCACCCCAATCATTTGGAATATCAGCATCGAATCTAGTTTCCATTCCATTTACATATCCATCCATATAATGATCAAATTCTTTCCTGCTTTCAGGAGTAGAATCCACATCTCTTGGATCTTTTAATTTACCTTTTTCAATATCATCATATAAAGCCCAAATGATTCTACCTTCTTCATCATAGGCAAAATCATATTTATTTAAATCAATCGTCCAATCTGCTCCTATAATCTCATCTAAAAAAGGTAGCATACCAAATTCATCTAACAAACTCTCATAATGATGATCGTGTAAATCGTAAATCATTTTTGCTCTAAGCTTATTCCAATGTTGCCCTGTAAGAAAAGAATTAGAACACAATACTGCTAAACCTAAACTCTTAAAAGCATTTTTATCTCCAAATTGAGCTTGTAAAAATAAAGCTTGTTGTCTTGCTTTAAATCCTACAGCGGCTGTAGGACTAGCTCTCATATCTCCTAGAAGTAAAGCAGCTAATTCCCATTCATTAAAGAAAGAATAAGATTTTAATGTTCCACGATGAGAACTTACTTCATCATAAATATAGGCGTATTCTTCATTGATTAAATATCCTTTTTCATCTACATTACAATAAGCATCATAGGGTATATCTATAACCACAGATCTTAATCCACTTCTTATTGCCAAATACTTACATCTTTCTCTTTTAGTTTTTAAAGATTTATAATAAGCTTTTTCTGCTTTAGTCCAAGGAGCTATAGCTCCTTTGATAGGATCTTTTAAATATATGCTTTGCCAATCTTTAAATTCAAGTAAAGTGGATTTCTCTCCTGTATAAAAGTTAGGATCTAGATATATTGGTTTATAGTCTTTGTAGGGGAGTTTCGTTTAATGTCGTGTGCTTCAAACAAAGCTTTGGAATATTCTTCGGTATAATTGCCTGTGGGTTTAGCATTTCCTGAAAAAATGATTTTATTAGTATCTTTATATACATCCATTATCAACCCATTGGGTGTATAAATCTCATAAGTTTCGCTCATTATTTATCCTTTGTAAAATCCAATGTAAAATCCAAATAAACTCATCTATTAATCTCTCCAATCCATCTAAGTATATTACCCTTATCATCAATTTCTACTTCTAAATCTTTGTATTTGTTATAAAATTTAGGAGCTAAGATTTCATTAAAGTATTTTGTGCCTTTTTGAGTGCGAAAGCAATTGATATTATACATATCCCAATTATCCAAATTCCCCCAAAAATCGCCTTTTGTTGCATGATTTACTAAATTATCATTATAAGAATAAATATAATTATCTCTAAAATATTTCCAAGTTTCATATTTATTTTCTTTTTTGTATTGTGATAAATTAGGAGTTTTTGTATTTGCATTGTCCATTTTATGGTATGTGCAACGCCAAAAATCAATACAATCATCTAAAAAAAGTTGTCCTACAATAGCTACATAATCATCCGCATAATGATTTGCTAATTTATATAAATTTGAAAAATCAAATAAATAATCAGCAAAAATTGTTTCATCCATTTCTGCTTCGTTATCAAAACTTGTCAAAATTGTCATTTCAAACAATTCTAAAATATCTGTTTTTTAAGGTTTGGAATTTGTAGAAAAAGGTGCATTTCATAGTATTTACTTATTTTTTTACCTAACTCATAAGGGATATCGTAAAAATAAAAATTCATATGCTCTTTATTTAATACTTTATATTTCATCTTAAATCTCTCAAATTGTGAATTTTTGTTTTTGATTCTAAAATTTTTAGATTCATCTATTAATCTCTCCAATCCACCTAAGCACATTACCCTTATCATCAATTTCTACTTCTAAATCTTTGTATTTGTTATAAACTCTAGGTTCTAAAATCTCACGGAGATATTTCGTGCCTTTTTGAGTTCTTGTTACCCATATATTATACCCACTCCAATATCTTGGCATATCCCAAGAAGCAGCACTATGCATTGTACTATGGATCGTTTCTCCTTTTTTAAGTTTGGGTAGAGTATTTGCTGTATATTCTCTGCCTTTATAGATTAAAATATCGTCATAATATCCTTTTAAAAATGCATTAGTATAAAAGAAATTATCTCTAAAATATATCCAAGCTTGATATTTATCTTCTTTATAATAAGATAAATTAGTAGGATAGTCTGTTCTTGTATATTTATCTTCCGATCTTGGAGTAATCCCAAAGTCTATATATCCTGCTAAGAATAGTTGCCCTATAATACTTACATACTCGCTATTGTAATTTGGTTTTATGGAATTTTTTAAGTTTTCATCTTCTGTGTAAAACAAAGGACAATCCAAGTCATTAAATTCGCATGCATCCTCAAAAATTGATCCTAAAAAATGATCTTCAAAATATTCTAAAATATCTGTTTTCTTAAGGTTTGGAATTTGTAGAAAAAGCTTTATATCTGATTTTTCATCAAAACAAATACCATCATAACCTAAATTGTAAAATATCTCATCAAAATCAGGAAAGAACGAACCGTATTTATGAATTACTTTACCAATCGCCATTTTTATCTTTCATCTATTAATCTCTCCAATCCACCTAAGCACATTACCCTTATCATCAATCTCTACTTCTAAATCTTTGTATTTATTATAAAATTTAGGAGCTAAGATTTCATTAAAATATTTTGTGCCTTTGGGGGTTGTTGCTACTCATAATCAAATAAGGTTTTAATTTTTTATAGTTTTCTTCACCCATATATCTTCATAGTATGCAAATTCGGGTTTATCATCGAAGTTAAAATCATAATCTGGGTCTTTTACATCATAATTATAATCATTACGATAATATTTACAACCATTAGAAAGGATTTTGGGGAATTTTTTTCTATATCATATTTTTTAATATTAGCTCTTAATTCTTCATCAGAAGCAGATATATTATTAATCCATTGATTATATTCTTTTATTTTTCTTTCATTTTCCAATATCTCTTCTCTTATTTTTTTATCAAAGATATAAATTCCACCATAATTACTTGCAAGAGTTTCTATTTCACTTGCTTTTTTCTTTAAAAGCACATGCACTTAAAAATACTAAAGAAAATAAGCTTAGAATTATCATTGTGATTTTCATTTAATACTCCTTTGTTTAAAATAAGCATATTATAAAATAATTTTTATGTGAATTGATTTTAAACACTAAGCATTTTTTCATAGTTTATAAACTACATGCTTGCTTGTTAATTATGTATGATTTGAAAAATCTAGATTTAGATAAAAAATATTTTACCCATTTTATCTAGAAATTTCTTTTTATAGCACATTTGTTTTTATATTGATAAATAAAAACAAACCAAATAAAAACATAACAATAAGTCCAAAATACTCTAAAAAGATTCTTATTTTTGTATGTGAAATGCTTTTGTAAAATTGATTTGCCCCCAATGCAAAAGCAAACAATACCAAACTCATTCCCAGGGTAATAAATAAAGCCGAACTTAAGGCATACCAAAAACTAAATTCATAAGCAAATACTATAAGTAAAACAACTCCAGGGCAAGGCACTAAAGCAGCACTAAGTATAATACCCCATTCATTAGTTTTATGGTGAGTACAGCAGCATTGCTTTTTATCGCTTAATATCTTTTTACTGATCATAAATAAAGCAATAAAAATAATAAACAAACTCGTAATCTTAGTCAATACAAACCCAGCTTCATTATTAACATCTTTTAATAAATGCTCAAGCAAAACTACTCCAACACTTACCAATAAAAACGCACTCAATATGTGAATAACTCCTATCTTAGATACAAAATACAATATCTTTAAAGGTGTACTTTTATGGGTTAAAAAATACGAACTTGTTAGCATTTTAGCATGGCCTGGAGCACTAGCATGAAAAACACCGTATGCAAAAGAAATCATCAATAAAACAAAAAAGGATTTAAAATCAAATTCTTTTCTTAATATATCTTTAATATGAGCAAAAAGTGTATTGTTAAATTCAATCAATTTTTCTAAAAAATTTTTTGAAAGAGATGAAGTTGGAGTTTTATCTATATATACATCTTGAGGTAATTGCCCTTGATACATTTCAAAAGATGCAGTATTTGAATCAATGCTAGAAATAATATAATTTTGCGAATTTAAGCTTATGGAATTTTGATTTATTATATTAAAATTAAAAAATCCTCCATCATCATGAATTTTCACGCTAAAAGTGTTATTGTCTTTAATGGGCATATCTAAAACAACTTGATAGCTAAATAACAAACGAGGAGATTGTATATGCAGTTTGGGATTTTTAAATTGCTTGATATTTATATTTTCTTCCAAACCATTGAAGCTAAATTGGGTTAGAAAATGTTTAGGTTTTATATAATCTAAAAGTGTGTATTTTACAATTTCAAGCTCATCAGGATCAAATTTATCATTATAATTAAAGTCATAATTTTCAAGTAAAACATTAAAAAATTCTTCTGAAAATTCCCAACTTATATTCACCTGCTTGATTTTATCGTTGCTTATATTAAAATCCAAATTTACATTCACATTTGGAGTATAAGTTGCGCACAAGGCGCAAGAATACAAGTTGCTTAAAGCTAGAAAAATTAAAACAAAAATCGCTCTCATTGCAAGGCCGAACTTAAGGCTTGGATGCTTTTTAGAAGTTCTTCATCCCAATTTCTAGCCAAATGATTGATAGAAACAATTTGAGCATTTAATTCTTTAGCTAACACTTTTGCTGAATTTTCTGGAAAGCCAGGTTGAACAAAGATAACGCGTATATCTTTTTCTTTTGCAAGCTTGATAAGATTTTGCAAATCTTTGCTTTTAGGCTCTTTGCCATCAATCTCTACAGGAATTTGCACAAGATTGTATCTTTTAGCCAAATAAGCCCAACTTGGATGATAAACTATAAATTCATTTCTTTTAATATTTTTAAGTTTCTCTGCTATTTGAGCATCCATTTGATCAAGCTCTTTTAAAAAGTTAGCCAAATTCGCTTCATAAAATTCTTTGTTGTTTGGAAAACTTTGCACCAAAGCTTGGGTAATATTTTGTGCCAATTTTTTAACCAAAATAGGATCAAGCCAAACATGAGGGTCATTATGCTCATCATGCTCTTCTTCTGCATGATGTCCATCGTGATCATGATCGTGATCATGATCATGCTTATGATCGTGTCCTCCTTCAAGAAGATGGATACCTTCATTAATATTAACAATTTTTACATTTTTTAATACACTTTTAAATTTTTCTCCTAAGATTTTTTCAAGCTCTAAATCTGCTAAGAAATAAATTTTGCTTTGCTCTAATTTTTTCAATGCCTGAGGCTTAAACTCCATAGTATGCTCGTCTGAATTTGGCGGTATGAGTATATTTATTTCAACGCTGTCTTTAGCTATCTTTTCTACAAAAAAAGCTTGAGGTGGGATACTTACGCTAATTATGGGTTTTCCAAAAGCAAAAACACACAATACACTTAATAACAAAATTCTCAACATAAATTTTCCTTATAGTAAAATATTTTTAAAATTATACAAAATGCAACTTAGTTGCAACTTAAATATAAAGTTGCAACTATAAAGCTTTTTTTATGCTACAATAAAGTATAATTTAAATATTTAAAGGTGAATTTTATGGAAGCTCTTGAATTATTAAAAAAACATGATATAGCTATAACAAACCTGCGCATAGAATTATTACAAATTTTATCTCTTGCAAAAGCTCCATTAAGTTACGATAATTTCAATATCAAAGCCAATAAAACTAGCTTTTACCGCAATATGGAACTTTTTGAAAAAAAAGGCATTGTTAGTAAAAGTGAGCTAAATCGCAAAAGTTTTTATGAATTAGCAGATCATGCTAAGGCACATTTTGTTTGCGATATGTGCCATAAAATTAGCGATGTTCAAATGCCAAAAGTCAAAGGTACGATTAAAAGCGTGCTTATAAAAGGTATTTGTAGTGATTGTGAAAAATAAATAAAAAATAGCAAGGTGATTTTATTTACTGCTTATGCAGAAAACAAAATCAACTCAATTTATCCTCATCATCATAATCATGGATATATTCTTCTTCATTTTCTAAAGTATCAACAAAACGCCCTATTCTTTCCCAGCGAACATTTTTATCTTGATCCCATGAAAAATAAACAAACCAAGGCTTACCTACTATCAAACGATAAGGCACAGAACCCCAAAAACGACTATCATAAGAATAATCTCTATTATCACCTACCATAAAATATTCTTCTTCGGCTACATCAAAAACATAGGCATTGCCACCGCTAAAGCCTATATTATTTCCAAGTTCCTTAAAATAGGTTGGCGACATAGCAAAATTACCTGCACCAAGAAAGCGTAAAATATCACCTTCTATGTCTTTATTTAAATCATAATGAATCCCTTTTTGTTTATAAGGCTCCTTAACATAAATTTGTCCTCCAAGGGTTGCTAAATCATTAGGATAATGTTCTTTCATAAATTCATCACCCTCATGCATTCTTACATAAAGTGTTTTATTAGCATAAACAATTCTATCTCCACCCACTCCTACACAGCGTTTTACAAAATGCTCTTTTTCGTTTTTAGGGTTTCTAAAAACCACTATATCGCCTCTTTGAGGGCTTTGTCCTTTGATTAAATGTCCATCTTTATCAAAATCTGGTAAAACAGGAATTTCAAGCCATGGGATATGTGGAGTTGGAATTCCATAGCTGAATTTTTTAACAAATAAAAAATCGCCTACAAGTAAGGTATTTTTCATAGAACCTGAAGGGATAACAAAGGCTTGTATGAAGAAAAAGATCACTAAAAGAACGATAACAACCGTTCCTGTCCATGATTGTGAAAATTTATAAAGTTTTTTTAAAAAATTCATTTATATTCCTGATTTTAAACTATTTTTAGCTGATTTGACTGTGTTTTCCAAAAGCATCGCTATAGTCATAGGACCTACACCACCTGGAACAGGGGTTATAAAACTAGCTTTTTTTGAAACCTCTTCAAAATCCACATCGCCTACTATTTTGCCATTTTCAAGGCGATTAATTCCTACATCAATTATAATAGCACCCTCTTTGACCATATCTGCACGAAGCAAATTAACACATCCTGCTGCCACTATAATCAAATCTGCTTTTTGAGTATAAGCACTCAAATCTTTTGTCTTTATATGGCAAATACTTACTGTACAACCTGCATTTAAAAGCATGGTAGCCATAGGCCTACCTACTATATTTGAAGCACCGATTACAACGCTATCTAGTCCTTCAAGATTGATATCATAAGCTTTTAAAAGCTTCATAACGCCAAGTGGGGTGCAAGGCAAAAATCCACTTTCTAAGCCTAAATTTAAATAACCCACATTAATAGGATGAAAACCATCCACATCTTTACTACTGATAATGCTTTCTAAAATTAAATTTTTACTGATATGCTTTGGCAAAGGAAGCTGAACTAAAATTCCATGAACACTATCATCATGATTTAAAGTGTTGATAAGAGCTAAAAGCTCATTTTGAGTTGTATTTTCATCTAAACGATAAACTAAAGATTTTATATCACATTCTTCGCAGGCCTTAGCTTTAGAATTAACATAAGTTTGACTCGCTGGATCATTGCCTACTAAAATTACTGCAAGGCAAGTCTGCACTCCATTTTCTTTTAAAATTTTATTTTTTTCTTTAAGCTCTTGTTTAATCTTAGCACTTAAAGCTTTACCATCAAGCAAAGTCATTCTTTTCCTTTATAAATTTATCACTTTTTTAAAGTAAAAATTGTATCATATTAAAACTTCATTAACAAGGTGAAATTTTGAAAGCTGTTTTAATATTTCTAGGAGCTATTTT
The window above is part of the Campylobacter coli genome. Proteins encoded here:
- a CDS encoding DUF1007 family protein — its product is MRAIFVLIFLALSNLYSCALCATYTPNVNVNLDFNISNDKIKQVNISWEFSEEFFNVLLENYDFNYNDKFDPDELEIVKYTLLDYIKPKHFLTQFSFNGLEENINIKQFKNPKLHIQSPRLLFSYQVVLDMPIKDNNTFSVKIHDDGGFFNFNIINQNSISLNSQNYIISSIDSNTASFEMYQGQLPQDVYIDKTPTSSLSKNFLEKLIEFNNTLFAHIKDILRKEFDFKSFFVLLMISFAYGVFHASAPGHAKMLTSSYFLTHKSTPLKILYFVSKIGVIHILSAFLLVSVGVVLLEHLLKDVNNEAGFVLTKITSLFIIFIALFMISKKILSDKKQCCCTHHKTNEWGIILSAALVPCPGVVLLIVFAYEFSFWYALSSALFITLGMSLVLFAFALGANQFYKSISHTKIRIFLEYFGLIVMFLFGLFLFINIKTNVL
- a CDS encoding zinc ABC transporter substrate-binding protein, with the protein product MLRILLLSVLCVFAFGKPIISVSIPPQAFFVEKIAKDSVEINILIPPNSDEHTMEFKPQALKKLEQSKIYFLADLELEKILGEKFKSVLKNVKIVNINEGIHLLEGGHDHKHDHDHDHDHDGHHAEEEHDEHNDPHVWLDPILVKKLAQNITQALVQSFPNNKEFYEANLANFLKELDQMDAQIAEKLKNIKRNEFIVYHPSWAYLAKRYNLVQIPVEIDGKEPKSKDLQNLIKLAKEKDIRVIFVQPGFPENSAKVLAKELNAQIVSINHLARNWDEELLKSIQALSSALQ
- the folD gene encoding bifunctional methylenetetrahydrofolate dehydrogenase/methenyltetrahydrofolate cyclohydrolase FolD, translated to MTLLDGKALSAKIKQELKEKNKILKENGVQTCLAVILVGNDPASQTYVNSKAKACEECDIKSLVYRLDENTTQNELLALINTLNHDDSVHGILVQLPLPKHISKNLILESIISSKDVDGFHPINVGYLNLGLESGFLPCTPLGVMKLLKAYDINLEGLDSVVIGASNIVGRPMATMLLNAGCTVSICHIKTKDLSAYTQKADLIIVAAGCVNLLRADMVKEGAIIIDVGINRLENGKIVGDVDFEEVSKKASFITPVPGGVGPMTIAMLLENTVKSAKNSLKSGI
- the lepB gene encoding signal peptidase I, with the protein product MNFLKKLYKFSQSWTGTVVIVLLVIFFFIQAFVIPSGSMKNTLLVGDFLFVKKFSYGIPTPHIPWLEIPVLPDFDKDGHLIKGQSPQRGDIVVFRNPKNEKEHFVKRCVGVGGDRIVYANKTLYVRMHEGDEFMKEHYPNDLATLGGQIYVKEPYKQKGIHYDLNKDIEGDILRFLGAGNFAMSPTYFKELGNNIGFSGGNAYVFDVAEEEYFMVGDNRDYSYDSRFWGSVPYRLIVGKPWFVYFSWDQDKNVRWERIGRFVDTLENEEEYIHDYDDEDKLS
- a CDS encoding YbgC/FadM family acyl-CoA thioesterase gives rise to the protein MKIRIYYEDTDAGGVVYHSNYLKFCERARSEIFFAKNAPIFDANKGHFLLTKANCFFIKSAKLGDIIEVKTKLLKIKNASVDIAQEIYRDEILLFKVELTLAYIQNEKPAKIDIEIKKLFEELF
- a CDS encoding transcriptional repressor, with the protein product MEALELLKKHDIAITNLRIELLQILSLAKAPLSYDNFNIKANKTSFYRNMELFEKKGIVSKSELNRKSFYELADHAKAHFVCDMCHKISDVQMPKVKGTIKSVLIKGICSDCEK